Proteins encoded together in one Fimbriiglobus ruber window:
- a CDS encoding ATP-binding protein, producing the protein MVLKRRVMLQVTAPALLVALTMLATSLLGIRSINHLQAGRDKIVSEHVKRLDAAQDLETYLRFMRFHSLVYIMDMSPERWGKLEKDQNDFEATLALLRSSAGTAEEQEIIRAIEAGYVQYRTELEASARKPPGPDRTTYLAWSDAHPIRHVVAPCGHLLDINRRAMQETADDSSRDGDRSRVGMILLGVMGAAGGLIGGFGVAWGLNRSITRLSVSLQDVHAHLDREVASVRVSTEGRDLPGMEKQVERLLASVRGVVDQLQQQEREALRAEQLAAVGQLAAGLAHEVRNPLTSIKLLVGAAMHQRSGRGLTDTDLQVIHDEAGRLERKIEALLDFARPRDADPRPGNVSEIVHQVTDLVKARGAGQSVSLNLDLPNEPVTANLDADQFKGVILNLFLNALDAMPGGGTLDVRLRRDGPLQGLRLTVTDSGPGVDPAVADRLFTPFVSTKPTGTGLGLSVSRRIVNAHGGTLTAANRPGGGACFEVTLPAASLAPTGVP; encoded by the coding sequence GTGGTCTTGAAGCGGCGTGTGATGCTCCAGGTGACGGCGCCGGCACTGCTAGTGGCGCTGACGATGCTCGCGACCAGCCTGCTCGGCATCCGCTCGATCAACCACCTGCAGGCCGGCCGGGACAAGATCGTTTCCGAACACGTCAAGCGGTTGGACGCGGCCCAGGATCTCGAAACGTACCTGCGGTTCATGCGGTTCCACAGCCTCGTTTACATCATGGACATGTCCCCCGAGCGGTGGGGCAAGCTCGAAAAAGACCAAAACGATTTCGAGGCGACGCTCGCCCTCCTGCGCTCCTCCGCGGGGACCGCGGAGGAGCAGGAAATCATCCGGGCGATCGAGGCGGGGTACGTCCAGTACCGGACCGAACTGGAGGCGTCGGCCCGCAAGCCGCCCGGCCCCGACCGGACGACGTACCTCGCGTGGTCCGACGCCCACCCGATCCGGCACGTCGTCGCCCCGTGTGGCCACCTGCTCGACATTAACCGGCGGGCGATGCAGGAGACGGCCGACGACAGTTCCCGGGACGGCGACCGGTCCCGGGTCGGGATGATCCTGCTCGGGGTAATGGGGGCGGCCGGCGGGTTGATCGGCGGGTTCGGCGTCGCTTGGGGTCTGAACCGCTCAATCACCCGCCTGAGTGTGAGCCTGCAGGACGTCCACGCCCACCTCGACCGCGAGGTGGCGTCCGTCCGCGTGTCGACCGAGGGGCGCGACCTCCCGGGGATGGAAAAACAGGTCGAGCGGCTGTTGGCGAGCGTCCGCGGAGTGGTCGACCAGCTCCAACAACAGGAGCGAGAAGCCTTGCGGGCGGAACAACTCGCCGCGGTCGGACAGCTCGCGGCGGGGTTGGCCCACGAGGTCCGCAACCCGCTCACGAGCATCAAGCTCCTGGTCGGGGCGGCCATGCACCAACGGAGCGGTCGGGGTCTGACCGACACCGACCTCCAGGTCATCCACGACGAGGCCGGGCGGTTGGAGCGGAAGATTGAGGCACTACTAGACTTTGCCCGCCCGCGGGATGCCGACCCGCGGCCCGGTAACGTGTCCGAGATCGTCCACCAAGTTACCGATCTGGTGAAAGCCCGAGGCGCGGGACAGTCGGTGTCGCTCAACCTCGATTTGCCGAACGAACCGGTGACGGCGAACCTCGACGCCGACCAGTTCAAGGGCGTGATCCTGAACCTGTTCCTGAACGCCCTGGACGCCATGCCCGGCGGGGGCACGCTCGACGTCCGCCTCCGGCGGGACGGTCCCCTGCAAGGCTTACGGCTGACCGTGACCGACAGCGGCCCGGGCGTCGACCCGGCCGTCGCGGACCGCCTGTTCACGCCATTCGTCAGCACCAAGCCGACCGGGACCGGGCTCGGTTTGAGCGTATCCCGTCGCATCGTGAACGCCCACGGAGGCACCCTGACGGCGGCCAACCGGCCCGGCGGCGGAGCCTGTTTCGAGGTCACTCTCCCCGCCGCGTCCCTGGCCCCGACCGGAGTTCCGTGA
- a CDS encoding efflux RND transporter permease subunit, with amino-acid sequence MLARFFVDRPIFATVISVVITLAGGVAVFALPVAQYPDVTPPTVLVTALYPGANAGVVQDTVAAPIEEQVSGVEGMMYMSSRCTNDGAYALTVTFKQGMDSDMAQVLVQNRVSLALPVIPALVQNEGITVKKQSPNTLMIVNLISPDGRYDDLFLSNYATIDVRDELGRLPGVAGVSYLGQRDYSLRAWLNADKLAGLGVSGMDVVTAISQQNIQVAAGSIGQRPTPTGQQFQLTITTQGRLVDPDQFADIIIKGSADGGAASSMSTGGATATAAVAGGGATANDINGPTTALVRLRDVARVERGAQQYDQSCTLDGKPSVALSVYALPGSNALETADGVYKKMEELKKRFPDGLDYKIVYDTTPFIRESVDEVFNTLRDAVILVAIVVLLFLQDWRAMILPMIDVPVSLIGTFAVMALMGFTLNNLTLFGLVLAIGIVVDDAIVVLENIERQMATGLDPRTATIKAMEEITGPVLAITLVLSAVFVPCCFLGGMTGQFFRQFAVTIAVSTIISAINALTMTPSRAVLIFKSEPNAHGHAHYKREALPWWIFAVITGILTYRFGPDLMVGPVKEWLAGIVPPRPVDESHAQTWTEFGTDVAVFGLPGVVVGALLGLVVIRPVNAVLGGFFRWFNRGFDKLTDLYGFGVRTVVRLALVVLLIYGGLLVATYFQFVRTPTGFIPQQDKGYLIVNVQLPDSASVERTEAVMKRIETIAREATGVEHTLGISGRSVILNANAPNLGSMYVMLKPFSKRRDDASGADAVAAAIQARCKKEVDEAIVTTFGAPPVDGLGTTGGFNLVILGRGDVSAATLKSVSDRIVDRGNNTPGLEGVFNGSGSDTPWLYLELNRDKCRTLGVQVNDIFNTLQVYLGSYYVNNFNEFGRTWQVNVQADQKFRVTTDDILQLQVRNIQGQMVRLGTVMTVRDVSGPVVVMRYNMYAAANVIGNPGPGTGSAKAMRLMEDAANKELPLGMQTDWTELGYLQNQAGDQAMYFFALAVAFVFLVLAAQYESWKLPLAVILVVPMCLLCSVLGVELAGIEVTIFTQIGFVVLVGLACKNAILIVEFAKQRQDAGATIKEATIEASRLRLRPIVMTSFAFIFGVVPLVYAHGAGAEMRQSLGIAVFSGMLGVTMFGIFLTPAFYYVIQWFGKSEPATVAPLTPSWPADVEAPVDPSHVSHHGVNGNGNGHAVAGELPVALVHSPHHSHGAVNGNGHAPTGPVHGPVGDPAGPPPEELPVARPRVHKSDGVVYEAE; translated from the coding sequence GTGCTCGCACGATTCTTCGTCGACCGCCCGATTTTCGCCACCGTGATCTCGGTCGTGATCACCCTGGCCGGGGGCGTCGCCGTATTCGCCCTCCCGGTCGCCCAGTACCCGGACGTGACGCCCCCGACCGTCCTCGTGACCGCCCTCTACCCGGGGGCGAACGCGGGCGTCGTGCAGGACACGGTGGCCGCCCCGATCGAGGAGCAGGTCAGCGGGGTCGAGGGCATGATGTACATGTCGTCCCGGTGTACCAACGACGGGGCGTACGCGCTGACGGTCACGTTCAAGCAGGGCATGGACTCGGACATGGCCCAGGTGCTGGTCCAGAACCGCGTCTCGCTCGCGCTGCCGGTCATCCCGGCCCTCGTCCAGAACGAGGGGATCACGGTCAAGAAGCAGTCGCCGAACACCCTGATGATCGTTAACCTGATCTCGCCGGACGGCCGGTACGACGACCTCTTCTTGAGCAACTACGCGACGATCGACGTCCGGGACGAACTCGGCCGGTTGCCCGGGGTGGCCGGGGTGTCGTACCTGGGCCAGCGGGACTACAGTCTGCGGGCCTGGCTCAACGCCGACAAACTGGCCGGCCTCGGGGTCAGCGGGATGGACGTGGTGACGGCGATCTCCCAGCAGAACATCCAGGTGGCGGCCGGGTCGATCGGCCAGCGGCCGACGCCCACCGGCCAGCAGTTCCAGCTCACCATCACCACCCAGGGCCGACTCGTCGACCCGGACCAGTTCGCGGACATCATCATTAAAGGCTCCGCGGACGGCGGGGCGGCCAGCTCGATGTCGACCGGCGGGGCCACGGCCACCGCCGCGGTGGCCGGCGGGGGGGCTACGGCCAACGATATCAACGGCCCGACCACCGCGCTCGTCCGCCTCCGGGACGTGGCCCGGGTCGAGCGCGGCGCCCAGCAGTACGACCAGTCGTGTACCCTCGACGGCAAGCCGTCCGTCGCCCTCTCCGTGTACGCCCTGCCCGGGTCGAACGCCCTGGAGACGGCGGACGGGGTGTACAAGAAAATGGAGGAACTGAAGAAGCGGTTCCCGGACGGGCTCGACTACAAGATCGTCTACGACACCACCCCGTTCATCCGCGAGTCCGTCGACGAGGTGTTCAACACCCTCCGCGACGCGGTCATCCTGGTCGCGATCGTGGTCCTGCTCTTCCTGCAAGACTGGCGGGCCATGATCCTGCCGATGATCGACGTGCCGGTGTCCCTCATCGGCACGTTCGCGGTCATGGCCCTGATGGGGTTCACGCTCAACAACCTGACCCTGTTCGGCCTGGTCCTGGCAATCGGGATTGTGGTCGACGACGCGATCGTCGTGTTGGAAAACATCGAGCGACAGATGGCGACCGGCCTCGACCCGCGGACGGCCACGATCAAGGCGATGGAGGAGATCACCGGCCCCGTTCTGGCGATCACGCTGGTCCTCAGCGCGGTGTTCGTCCCGTGCTGCTTCCTGGGCGGGATGACCGGCCAGTTCTTCCGCCAGTTCGCCGTGACCATCGCCGTCTCGACGATCATCTCGGCCATCAACGCCCTGACGATGACGCCGTCCCGGGCCGTGTTGATCTTCAAGTCCGAACCCAACGCCCACGGCCACGCGCACTACAAGCGGGAAGCCCTCCCGTGGTGGATCTTCGCCGTCATCACCGGCATCCTGACGTACCGGTTCGGCCCGGACCTGATGGTCGGCCCGGTCAAGGAATGGCTCGCCGGCATCGTCCCCCCGCGCCCGGTCGACGAGAGCCACGCCCAGACGTGGACCGAGTTCGGGACCGACGTCGCGGTCTTCGGCCTGCCGGGCGTGGTCGTCGGGGCGCTCCTCGGGTTGGTGGTGATCCGCCCGGTGAACGCCGTCCTCGGCGGGTTCTTCCGCTGGTTCAACCGCGGCTTCGACAAACTGACCGACCTGTACGGCTTCGGCGTCCGAACGGTCGTCCGCCTGGCGCTGGTCGTCCTGCTCATTTACGGCGGCCTGCTGGTCGCCACGTACTTCCAGTTCGTCCGCACGCCGACGGGGTTCATCCCGCAGCAGGACAAGGGCTACCTGATCGTCAACGTCCAGTTGCCGGACTCGGCCTCGGTCGAGCGGACCGAGGCGGTGATGAAGCGGATCGAGACGATTGCCCGGGAGGCGACCGGGGTCGAGCACACGCTCGGCATCTCCGGCCGGTCGGTGATCCTGAACGCCAACGCCCCGAACCTCGGGTCGATGTACGTGATGCTGAAGCCGTTCTCCAAGCGGCGGGACGACGCGTCCGGGGCCGACGCGGTCGCGGCCGCGATCCAGGCCCGGTGTAAGAAAGAGGTCGACGAGGCGATCGTCACGACGTTCGGGGCCCCGCCGGTCGACGGCCTGGGCACGACCGGGGGGTTCAACCTGGTCATCCTGGGCCGGGGCGACGTCAGCGCGGCCACCCTCAAGTCGGTCAGCGACCGGATCGTCGACCGGGGGAACAACACCCCCGGCCTGGAAGGGGTGTTCAACGGGTCCGGGTCCGACACCCCGTGGCTCTACCTGGAACTGAACCGGGACAAGTGCCGCACCCTGGGCGTCCAGGTGAACGACATCTTCAACACCCTCCAGGTCTACCTCGGGTCGTACTACGTCAACAACTTCAACGAGTTCGGCCGGACCTGGCAGGTGAACGTTCAGGCCGACCAGAAGTTCCGGGTGACTACGGACGACATCCTCCAACTTCAGGTCCGCAACATCCAGGGCCAGATGGTCCGGCTCGGGACGGTCATGACCGTGCGGGACGTGAGCGGGCCGGTGGTGGTCATGCGGTACAACATGTACGCGGCCGCCAACGTCATCGGCAACCCGGGACCGGGGACCGGGTCGGCCAAGGCCATGCGACTGATGGAAGACGCGGCCAATAAGGAACTCCCGCTCGGCATGCAGACCGACTGGACCGAGCTGGGGTACTTGCAGAATCAGGCCGGGGATCAGGCGATGTACTTCTTCGCCCTGGCCGTCGCGTTCGTCTTCCTCGTTCTGGCGGCCCAGTACGAGAGCTGGAAGCTGCCGCTGGCGGTCATCCTGGTCGTCCCGATGTGTTTGCTCTGCTCGGTCCTCGGGGTGGAGTTGGCGGGGATCGAAGTCACCATCTTCACCCAGATCGGGTTCGTCGTCCTCGTCGGCCTCGCGTGCAAGAACGCGATCCTGATCGTCGAATTTGCCAAGCAGCGGCAGGACGCCGGGGCCACCATCAAGGAGGCGACCATCGAGGCCAGCCGGCTCCGCCTGCGGCCGATCGTGATGACGTCGTTCGCGTTCATCTTCGGCGTCGTCCCACTGGTGTACGCCCATGGCGCCGGGGCCGAAATGCGGCAGTCGCTCGGGATCGCCGTGTTCAGCGGGATGCTCGGGGTGACGATGTTCGGCATCTTCCTGACGCCGGCGTTCTATTATGTGATTCAGTGGTTCGGGAAGTCGGAGCCCGCAACCGTGGCCCCGCTGACCCCGAGCTGGCCCGCCGACGTCGAGGCCCCCGTCGACCCGAGCCACGTTTCGCACCACGGGGTGAACGGCAACGGTAACGGCCACGCGGTCGCCGGAGAATTGCCCGTCGCCCTGGTTCATTCGCCCCACCACTCCCACGGCGCGGTGAACGGCAACGGCCACGCGCCGACCGGCCCGGTTCACGGCCCGGTCGGAGATCCGGCCGGGCCGCCCCCGGAGGAACTGCCCGTCGCGCGGCCCCGGGTCCACAAGTCGGACGGGGTTGTGTACGAGGCCGAATGA
- a CDS encoding efflux RND transporter permease subunit yields the protein MCWFDGMPCVSFGVYQLPGTNALDVADRVREKMEQLRPSFPDGVDYNIAYDTTPYVRESVNDVIRTLIEAVGLVAIVMLVFLQSWRAAIIPLVAVPVAIIGTFAVMMAIGYTLNNISLFGLVLAIGIVVDDAIVVVENVERWMEHGLAPKEAARRAMDEVTGPVIAIALVLSAVFVPCAFITGITGQFFRQFAVTIAVSTAFSALNSLTLSPALAAILLRPRGVYRRDPIGWVMHYGLGWFFWLFNKVFGLGVNVYAWGVGRLCRLSGLVVVSYVGLLVLTVGVVKQAPTGFIPQQDQGRLMVTIQLQDAASLERCGEELLLVEQICRETPGVAHTISTAGMSFVLQANSPNYATMFVILKPFDQRQSPELRDTAIMAKLRKQWKARVPNANVIVNGAAPVPGIGSAGGFKFMVEDRGGVGVSALAARMDDLIRKLKELPTLNSATTQFRPRNPQLYLDIDRTKVASLGVSLDDVNQTLDMFLGSLYVNSYNQFGRHWQVTVQADGEFRNKMEDINLFQVRNKAGQMVPLGTLVKIKEIGGPISVTRYNLYTAAAIVGNVQPGESDGTAIESINKLAEETLPLTMSIEWTELMFMQIRSGNTAIYVFVLAVISVFLALAALYESWALPLAVILVVPLCMLFSVSGILYTGRDVNIFVQIGLVVLVGLACKNAILIVEFARQMRLEGKSRYEATKEASRLRLRPIFMTSFAFIFGVLPLVVASGAGAEMRRSLGVAVFSGMLGVTMFGIFLTPVAFYVVQGLSETPFFKNPEVRAFSSYLTGAGLGAGAGYSFSRVGVAAVQPYVAAAVGCALGLVIIWAVRGITARARGDQPSPPRRLASRIWTRTPREGA from the coding sequence ATGTGCTGGTTCGACGGCATGCCGTGCGTGTCGTTCGGGGTCTACCAGCTCCCGGGGACCAACGCCCTCGACGTGGCCGACCGGGTGCGGGAAAAGATGGAGCAGCTCCGACCGAGCTTCCCGGACGGCGTCGATTACAACATCGCGTACGACACGACGCCGTACGTCCGCGAGTCGGTCAACGACGTGATCCGGACGCTCATTGAGGCGGTCGGGTTGGTCGCCATCGTGATGCTCGTCTTCCTCCAAAGCTGGCGGGCGGCCATCATCCCGCTCGTCGCCGTCCCGGTCGCCATCATCGGCACGTTCGCGGTCATGATGGCCATCGGGTACACCCTCAATAACATCTCCCTCTTCGGCCTGGTCCTGGCGATCGGGATCGTGGTCGACGACGCGATCGTCGTCGTCGAAAACGTCGAGCGGTGGATGGAGCACGGGCTCGCACCCAAGGAGGCGGCCCGGCGGGCGATGGACGAGGTGACGGGGCCGGTCATCGCGATCGCCCTGGTACTGTCCGCGGTGTTCGTCCCGTGCGCGTTCATCACCGGGATCACCGGCCAGTTCTTCCGCCAGTTCGCCGTCACCATCGCCGTCTCGACCGCCTTCTCGGCCCTCAACTCGCTGACCCTGAGCCCGGCCCTGGCGGCCATCCTCCTCCGGCCCCGCGGGGTCTACCGCCGGGACCCGATCGGGTGGGTCATGCACTACGGCCTCGGGTGGTTCTTCTGGCTCTTCAACAAGGTGTTCGGGCTCGGCGTCAACGTGTACGCCTGGGGCGTCGGCCGGCTCTGCCGGCTCAGCGGTCTGGTGGTCGTCTCGTACGTCGGCCTTCTCGTCCTGACCGTGGGGGTCGTCAAACAAGCCCCGACCGGGTTCATCCCGCAGCAGGACCAGGGCCGGCTCATGGTCACGATCCAGCTGCAAGACGCGGCGTCCCTGGAGCGGTGCGGCGAGGAACTCCTGCTCGTCGAACAGATCTGCCGCGAGACCCCCGGGGTGGCGCACACAATCAGCACCGCCGGGATGTCGTTCGTCCTCCAGGCGAACAGCCCGAATTACGCGACCATGTTCGTCATCCTCAAGCCGTTCGATCAGCGGCAGTCGCCGGAACTGCGGGACACGGCGATCATGGCCAAACTCCGCAAGCAGTGGAAGGCCCGCGTCCCGAACGCGAACGTCATCGTGAACGGGGCCGCCCCGGTCCCCGGGATCGGGTCGGCCGGCGGGTTCAAGTTCATGGTCGAGGACCGCGGCGGGGTCGGCGTGTCCGCCCTCGCCGCCCGGATGGACGACCTGATCCGCAAGCTCAAGGAACTGCCCACGCTGAACAGCGCGACCACCCAGTTCCGGCCCCGGAACCCGCAGCTGTACCTGGACATCGACCGCACCAAGGTCGCCTCCCTCGGGGTCTCGCTCGACGACGTCAACCAGACGCTCGACATGTTCCTCGGGTCGCTGTACGTGAACAGCTACAACCAGTTCGGCCGGCACTGGCAGGTGACCGTCCAGGCGGACGGCGAGTTCCGCAACAAGATGGAAGACATCAACCTGTTCCAGGTGCGGAACAAGGCCGGGCAGATGGTCCCGCTCGGAACCCTGGTGAAGATTAAGGAGATCGGCGGGCCGATCTCGGTCACGCGGTACAACCTGTACACGGCCGCCGCCATCGTCGGGAACGTCCAACCCGGGGAAAGCGACGGGACGGCGATCGAGTCGATCAACAAGCTCGCGGAGGAGACCCTGCCGCTGACCATGAGCATCGAGTGGACCGAGCTGATGTTCATGCAGATCCGGTCCGGGAACACGGCGATCTACGTGTTCGTACTGGCGGTCATCAGCGTCTTCCTCGCCCTCGCGGCCCTGTACGAGAGTTGGGCCCTACCGCTCGCCGTCATCCTGGTCGTCCCCCTCTGCATGCTTTTTTCGGTGTCCGGCATTCTGTACACCGGACGGGACGTGAACATCTTCGTGCAGATCGGGCTCGTCGTCCTCGTCGGCCTGGCGTGTAAAAACGCGATCCTGATCGTTGAGTTCGCCCGGCAGATGCGGCTCGAAGGGAAGTCGCGGTACGAGGCCACGAAGGAGGCCAGCCGGCTCCGCCTGCGGCCGATCTTCATGACCTCGTTCGCGTTCATCTTCGGCGTCCTCCCCCTGGTCGTCGCGTCCGGGGCCGGGGCCGAGATGCGGCGGTCGCTCGGGGTCGCCGTGTTCAGCGGGATGCTCGGGGTGACGATGTTCGGGATCTTCCTGACCCCGGTCGCGTTTTACGTCGTGCAAGGGTTGAGCGAAACGCCGTTCTTTAAGAACCCGGAGGTGCGAGCCTTTAGTTCGTACCTGACCGGGGCCGGCCTGGGGGCGGGGGCCGGGTACTCGTTCTCCCGCGTCGGGGTGGCCGCCGTCCAGCCGTACGTCGCGGCCGCAGTCGGCTGCGCCCTCGGCCTCGTGATCATCTGGGCCGTCCGCGGCATCACCGCCCGCGCCCGGGGCGACCAACCGTCGCCGCCCCGCAGGTTGGCTTCCCGTATCTGGACCCGCACGCCTCGTGAAGGAGCGTAA
- a CDS encoding efflux RND transporter permease subunit, giving the protein MFPRFFIDRPIFATVLSAIVTLTGAIALVYMPVAQYPRITPPGIVINISYPGASAQEVADTVGAPIEQYVNGVEGMLYMSSQSGNDGTYSLSVTFDIGTDLKTALVKVQNRVALAMPLLPSPVQNQGITVRKKTPDLLLMISFYSPDGRYDDKYLSNFATIAAKDELLRVDGVADLNIMGQRDYSMRAWLDPQKLASRNMTAVDVANAIMSQNTDAPAGRIGQPPTANGQSFQLPLDTLGRLKDTEQFAEMVIKIGGQPTALSPAGMLLDPSASGAGPAVAPMLALPVVAATAAGNTTVAATSSINGGGSINGSSTVSGSAVGGTGTSSSSGTASASSTGGSGGGVSTTGGATTGMTTPSGRRRPDPVRFRRPP; this is encoded by the coding sequence GTGTTTCCGCGGTTTTTCATCGACCGGCCGATCTTCGCCACGGTGCTGTCCGCCATCGTCACCCTGACCGGCGCCATCGCGCTCGTCTACATGCCGGTCGCCCAGTACCCGCGGATCACCCCGCCCGGGATCGTGATCAACATCAGCTACCCCGGGGCCAGCGCCCAGGAAGTGGCCGACACGGTCGGGGCACCCATCGAGCAGTACGTGAACGGCGTCGAGGGCATGCTGTACATGTCGTCCCAGTCCGGGAACGACGGGACGTACAGTCTGTCAGTCACGTTCGACATCGGCACCGACTTGAAGACCGCCCTGGTCAAGGTGCAGAACCGCGTGGCCCTGGCCATGCCCCTGCTCCCCAGCCCGGTCCAGAACCAGGGCATCACCGTCCGCAAAAAGACGCCCGACCTGCTCTTGATGATCAGCTTTTACTCACCGGACGGTCGGTACGACGACAAGTACCTGAGCAACTTCGCCACGATCGCCGCCAAGGACGAACTCCTCCGGGTCGACGGGGTGGCGGACCTCAACATCATGGGCCAGCGGGACTACAGCATGCGGGCCTGGCTCGACCCGCAGAAGCTCGCGTCCCGCAACATGACCGCGGTCGACGTCGCGAACGCGATCATGTCCCAAAACACGGACGCCCCGGCCGGCCGGATCGGGCAGCCGCCCACGGCCAACGGCCAGTCGTTCCAGCTCCCCCTCGACACCCTCGGGCGGCTGAAGGACACCGAGCAGTTCGCCGAGATGGTCATCAAAATCGGCGGCCAGCCGACGGCCCTGTCGCCGGCCGGCATGCTCCTCGACCCGTCCGCCAGCGGCGCGGGACCGGCCGTCGCCCCGATGCTGGCCCTCCCGGTCGTGGCGGCCACCGCCGCGGGCAACACGACCGTGGCCGCCACGTCTTCGATCAACGGCGGCGGGTCAATTAACGGGAGCAGCACCGTCAGTGGGTCTGCCGTCGGCGGGACCGGTACGTCGTCCTCTTCGGGCACCGCGTCTGCTTCCTCGACCGGCGGTAGCGGCGGCGGCGTGTCGACCACGGGCGGGGCCACGACCGGGATGACCACGCCGAGTGGGCGACGACGGCCGGACCCGGTCAGGTTCCGTCGGCCGCCCTGA
- a CDS encoding efflux RND transporter periplasmic adaptor subunit yields the protein MLTQIPSPHVNGCGRIRAVAANSRLWSLVLAVAMGGLAAGGSGGCQKKANTVPPSDPPTVPVSKPVKRSVTDFVDYTGRTDGVQSVSVRARVTGYLTQMPFEEGAEVKKGDLLFEIDPRPYKAQLDQAEGQLALVKSQLKLAQVTYDRYLALKSSISAQELDQYKATVDQAVAQVEATKASLDMYKLNLEFTKVTAPIDGRVSRYYYTLGNLVTQDQTLLTTIVSMDPMYAYFDVEERTFQKLVKGINRSQTKTLNPAPAPAPKKTQVSADLAKPDAATGTGGAPGAAPPVPPAVAGTTTGVTVLMGLEGEEGYPHKGRLNFVNNQVNPSTGTVAVRALFDNPRPAGGSHSLIPGMFARIRMPLGEAHEALLVIDRAIGSDQGLKFVYVVDSENKVQYRRITTGALQDDGLRAVESGLNPDDQVVVGGIQQLRPKVEVKAEPSPMPTLNTGEAPTPSRKKPQPPAPGTETPKGPGGGKKKDKGGN from the coding sequence ATGCTCACACAAATCCCATCGCCTCACGTAAACGGTTGCGGAAGGATTCGAGCCGTAGCCGCGAATTCCCGACTCTGGTCCCTCGTTCTGGCCGTCGCGATGGGCGGCCTCGCGGCGGGCGGGTCGGGCGGGTGTCAGAAAAAGGCGAACACCGTTCCCCCGTCCGATCCTCCCACGGTGCCGGTCAGTAAGCCCGTCAAGCGGAGCGTGACCGACTTCGTCGATTACACCGGGCGGACGGACGGCGTTCAGTCCGTCTCGGTCCGCGCCCGGGTGACCGGGTATTTGACCCAGATGCCGTTCGAGGAAGGGGCCGAGGTCAAGAAGGGCGACCTGTTGTTCGAGATCGACCCCCGGCCGTACAAGGCCCAACTCGATCAGGCCGAAGGGCAACTCGCCCTCGTGAAGTCCCAACTCAAGCTAGCCCAGGTGACCTACGATCGGTATCTGGCGCTCAAGAGTTCCATCAGCGCCCAGGAACTCGACCAGTACAAGGCCACGGTCGACCAGGCGGTCGCCCAGGTCGAGGCGACCAAGGCGAGCCTGGACATGTACAAACTGAACCTGGAGTTCACGAAAGTCACCGCCCCGATCGACGGGCGGGTGAGCCGGTACTACTACACGCTCGGCAACCTCGTGACCCAGGACCAGACGCTGTTGACCACGATCGTCTCGATGGACCCGATGTACGCGTACTTCGACGTGGAAGAGCGGACGTTCCAGAAACTGGTCAAGGGTATCAATCGGTCGCAAACCAAAACGTTGAACCCGGCACCTGCTCCGGCCCCGAAGAAGACGCAAGTCTCCGCCGACCTCGCGAAGCCGGACGCGGCGACGGGAACGGGCGGAGCCCCCGGCGCGGCGCCGCCGGTTCCCCCGGCCGTGGCGGGCACCACGACGGGCGTGACCGTCCTGATGGGCCTGGAAGGCGAGGAAGGGTACCCGCACAAGGGCCGGTTGAACTTCGTCAATAACCAGGTGAATCCCTCGACCGGGACCGTCGCCGTCCGGGCTCTGTTCGACAACCCCCGCCCGGCGGGCGGGTCGCATTCGCTCATCCCCGGCATGTTCGCCCGCATCCGCATGCCGCTGGGCGAAGCCCACGAGGCGCTGCTCGTCATCGACCGCGCGATCGGGTCCGACCAGGGGCTCAAGTTCGTCTACGTCGTCGATTCGGAGAACAAAGTCCAGTACCGGCGGATTACCACCGGGGCCCTCCAGGACGACGGCCTCCGGGCCGTCGAGAGCGGGTTGAATCCGGACGACCAGGTCGTCGTCGGCGGCATCCAGCAACTCCGCCCGAAGGTCGAGGTCAAGGCCGAGCCGTCGCCGATGCCGACCCTGAACACCGGCGAGGCGCCCACGCCGTCCCGCAAGAAGCCGCAACCCCCGGCCCCGGGGACGGAGACACCGAAGGGGCCGGGCGGCGGCAAGAAGAAAGACAAGGGCGGAAACTAA